The Leishmania panamensis strain MHOM/PA/94/PSC-1 chromosome 12 sequence genome includes the window CTCCGCACCTCGGATGAGGCGTGCTTAGCTTCTCCCACACAAGCGGCCGTCGCTCGAGGGCTCTGTTGTTCCTTGCGAGATGCCGCGTCCGCGTGCTGTTTGCTTCTCGGGCCCCCGCAGGGGCCCCCTGTTTgccccccccaccgccaccatcgatacctctgcgtgtgtgtgtgtgtggctgtgaAGGGATGTgacccccgctgccgctggggaCTACAGCGCGGAAGTGTGCGCACTTCTTCGTTCGCCTacgccctttttttcccttcagccttctgctgcttcatCTCATCTTTGCCAtccccctttcctcactcgctcctcttcctcgttgtGCTCGTTCTGTAtgtgcaccccccctccccccgcgcTGTGCGACACAACCGCACCCACGGCCACTCAAtatcacacgcacacccatgcACCCATTCACTCCTTCCTCACCCTCGCAATGGTAGCCCCAACACACCCGCTCGTACGCTGATCGCTCGCTCTCGCCGTCGCTAGGAAGCACCATACCCCACCaccctttttctcctctttttaGTTCTTCGTAAGTATACAaagtcgcagcagcaatgtTTACGCGCCGCGCCGTGTCGTCTGCGcttggcgccgccgctgtggcgatgtcgtcgtcgctgtctgTGCAGCGACGCTACGATCACGACCGCTGGTACGGCCACGCACTGGAGCTGGACACACACAACTACAAGTTCAACGGCGAGCCGCCAAGCTGGATGAAGGCGCACGCgaagacagaggaggagaccaACTTTGCGAAGAGTGTTCTGCCGCACATTGACTTCGCCTCCAGCTACGAGTGCTTACTCTTCGACGCAGATCGTCTAAACACTCACCTCAACCGCAAGGAGTTCGGGAATGAGATCAAGTACCGCCTCGAGAAGCAGGCCAACACTGTCGCCcgagcacagcagctgctcaaggaCAGGAAGGCCGGGACCGGCCCGGATGCTGAGAAGTCTGAGAATGTGCTCATCGCCCGCGTATTCGATGAGGAGCACGTGCAGGCAGAGATGAAGTACGTCAAGTGCATCCGTGCGAATGAGTTGGCCGAGGATAACCGCCTCGATATCCTGCCCGGTGGCTCGCCCAACTCGCTGCGTGAGAAGACGCGCTGGAACCTCAACACAGAACTTCACCCGGCCGACCGTGCGGAGATTGGTGCTCGCCTAACGGCGTGGCTGCCGGAGAAGTACCACATCGTCTACTTCGATGACTTTCAGACTGTGGCCGCCAACGACACGACCGCGCGGAGGGAGATGCTCGAGATTGTGGAGAGTGTGAGGAAAGAGTACACCGCAGAGGCAAAGGAGGGCGGCTACGAGAGCGACCTCAGGGAAaccgtggcggagctgctggacgaCGTCGACCCGACCCGCGCCATCACGATGGAAGCCATCAAGGGGTGTAGTAACTTGCAGCAGCTAGAGGACTGGTCCCACCAGGTCCACGAGTACAACGGCGACCACCGCATCATCGAGATCTACGCCCGCGCTGCCGAGATTACGAAAAACGCCGAGCACCAAGAGCTGGTGAAGCAGATGCGCGAGTGGCGCAAGCTGGCCACGCGGAACTAGCGGGGAAAGCCAGAGAAAGTCTCCAAAGAGAGTACTGCGGCTCTCTGCACAAGCAGCTGTCGCAGTTCCGTGCCCGATTGGCTCTTTTTTCCGCTTTCCTCGTGTCGTGACAGTGACGTTGACGACATCGCTGACCGGTGGCGCACGTGTCTCTGCTCTTCGGCGTGGTTGCGCGAGCGCCACAAGCGCACAGGGCACGCGTTAGTCGTGTGTGAGGCTCGCTCGCGTACGCGTGTATGTGTTGTGTCGGTCTTATGCTGTGTGCTGTAGATGCCCCTTGAtttctctgtgctgcgcCTATGTCTGTTGATGGGTTGAAGGGgatatgcgtgtgcgtgtgtgtgtgcgcttgtgcctgagagagggaagagatgaGGGAGTGGAGGTGAGAGGGATGCGTCACGTAGGCCCTCATCGCAAAGAAGTCcgcacatccacacccacacacatccacatgcacacacattGCCGAGCAACACAACGGCAAATCAAAAAAATATTTAAAAGTGTGTAGTAGTGTACGATAGCGGAAGGAAGAACGTGTTTTCGCCTGTGTgtctggaggaggagagggggggggtgaaggagggggagggaggggtgaggtCGGACCGGCAGAGGATAAGCTCAAGGGGTACGTACGGTGTAGACGTACCCACCCACTACCACAAGGGTTCCCTCAGCGATATCGGAGTCTGTGCATAATGCGTAACGTGTACGTGCGCcatgcctctcctcctccttccacaCACTCACGCTCTCCTCTATCGGTCTAGTAGTACACGGTGAAGGGAGGCGAATACGCGAGGTAACTACAAAAAACATTGGAAGGAGCGATTAGCGAGCGAGTGGATGAGAAggcgagaaggagcgaacggggaggggggggataTGAGCACGTGAAACGCTGAGGAAGAAGTGAGGtggtgcttttctctctttcttgcttttcgtgctctctcttttttccctttccccctgcAATGTGCCCTCCGCCAAGGGtgtcacccctcccccctccccccacacacacgcacacacgcagagtgGATTTTCCTCGTATCGCAGCGCTcttgtcttctttttttctctctttgtttgtttcgccCTTTTCGATTGTTTGTGAgttcccctttttttgtgttgtgggctgcggctgcgtgtTTCGCATGGTCGTTTTCTTGGCTGATTGTTTATATGATTATTAGTTTATTcgttccccccctcccccccagCCGTCCCCGTGCGATGGCCATCGCcgtctctttcctcttctccgtgaTGTCGTTGTCAGTACGTGGCGCATACATGTGtgtctttcgctttctttcgctttgtCTAGAGAGGGTAAGGCggcaggagaggagagcggcacccgttcccccccctcctcctcctcgcaaGGCACTTTATAGCGTTGGCTGACTCCAAAAGTGGGGCGCGCAAAGTAGACAAGGGGGTGCGCAGAAAGGGgatgaaaaggggggaggggctggcgagagagggggtgcacTCCCTCGTTCTTGTCCCTGTTCTGTTCCACCTTCGCTGTGGCCCCCCTTGTACCCAgcctcaccaccacacatACGCCTACCTGCATGCGTGGTGGTGAGGCTGGGTACAAGGGGGGCCAgagtgtctctctcgctcctcgctttttttctctctggtACTCCTATCTCAGATGACTaccctacacacacacacacgcacccacccacacagactCGCCCAGGCGACGAAGTGAGGCGCGCGGTGAAGCACTTGCCGAGTTCACTGCtgcgagcgtgtgcgtgtgtgcttgggCGAAGTATGGAGCTaaggagagcaaaagaggGCGAGATAGAAcgagagggcggcggcacgcgGTATTCCTACCACTGGCAAAGCAGTGAACTCACGGGCACTCGCTGGTGCATGTGCGTACTGTGttcccccttcacctctgtGGTGActcgccttttcccctctcatGTCCACCTCCCGCACAGGCTCTCTGACTCATCTCGACTCGAAGTTGGGCCTTGTTTGTGCGGAGGGCGTGAGCGTGTGGTGCGCGACGCCCGCCCAGGGTTGTGCGTCTTCACGACACCTGCGCTTCCCCCGTGCCagtccgcttctcttcttttccccctcttcggatgtctctctctttttgccgCAGTCTCCGCTTTCTCCCTCGCGACTGttgctgcccccccccccctccccccacgtTAGCGCGCGATACCCTTGGCTGGTGTAGAGTAGGCAAACGGCATACATCGTTGAGCGTACCTGAGcagtggagggagggggcgggaggAGGCTGCTAGGAAGGCGTCAGTCAcactgacacacacgcaccggcgCCCCTAATATGCCCACTGCGGCACACAAGTTGCGCACACAAAATCAGCAAACAATCCACACGAACACGTGCGGTGCGAGGGGGGGTGTAGGGTGCTGGACCTTGCATGCACATTCCATCCATCAAAGTGCAGGACATCATCGACTAGCAAGTAAAAAGCAGACGACTGTCACTGCCGGCGTTGCCGACTCCTCGCGCTCTCGCCTCGCTTCGTCGAAGTTGACAACTCAGTGCGACAAGCCACGAATGCCGAAGGGACGTAATGGCGGGACGTCGTCCTCATCAGGGGCGATCAAGGGAATTACGAAGGCGTTCTCCTTCTGGCAAGACCGCGAAATCCACTTCGgcgcgtcagcggcggcgctgaagctgcgcgagaaCACGGAGCACGTCTACGCTGCCTTCAATCATGTGGAAGATAAGAAGGGTAACGAAGGGCACTCCGGTACGCTGCTGGTGACAAATCTGCGGTTGATTTGGTCGAGCGCGCGGCGGCAAGCTGTGAATATAAGCATCGGCTACTACTGCGTGCAGAAGCTGACAGTGCAGGAGATGGCGTCGAAGCTGGTCGGTGGCACGACGGAGTGCGTTACGCTCAGTGCTAAGTACGGCACTAGGCGCTTCCAATTTATTTTTCTGGAAGGCAacggcgttggcggcgctAGTCAAGGGGGCAGTCCTAGCAGCTTTCGCAGGC containing:
- a CDS encoding cytochrome c oxidase subunit IV (TriTrypDB/GeneDB-style sysID: LpmP.12.0670) → MFTRRAVSSALGAAAVAMSSSLSVQRRYDHDRWYGHALELDTHNYKFNGEPPSWMKAHAKTEEETNFAKSVLPHIDFASSYECLLFDADRLNTHLNRKEFGNEIKYRLEKQANTVARAQQLLKDRKAGTGPDAEKSENVLIARVFDEEHVQAEMKYVKCIRANELAEDNRLDILPGGSPNSLREKTRWNLNTELHPADRAEIGARLTAWLPEKYHIVYFDDFQTVAANDTTARREMLEIVESVRKEYTAEAKEGGYESDLRETVAELLDDVDPTRAITMEAIKGCSNLQQLEDWSHQVHEYNGDHRIIEIYARAAEITKNAEHQELVKQMREWRKLATRN